The Thiothrix subterranea genome has a segment encoding these proteins:
- a CDS encoding YkgJ family cysteine cluster protein, which yields MTQNYQIIRFLRRNIPTFACEPGCHDCCGPVTASSEEIAELPVKSEAEHAEALADWCCPYLGEQGCTVYAERPLICRVFGTTPRLACPRGRKPEVLLAPKVEQQVWQFLRETRQVLL from the coding sequence ATGACCCAAAATTATCAGATCATACGTTTTTTACGCCGCAATATTCCTACGTTTGCCTGCGAGCCGGGTTGCCATGACTGTTGCGGGCCAGTCACGGCCTCCAGTGAGGAAATCGCAGAGCTACCCGTCAAAAGTGAAGCGGAACATGCTGAGGCATTGGCTGATTGGTGTTGCCCCTATTTGGGGGAACAGGGTTGTACGGTGTATGCGGAGCGTCCGCTGATTTGCCGCGTATTTGGGACAACGCCGCGCTTGGCTTGCCCTAGGGGTAGAAAGCCAGAGGTGTTGCTTGCCCCCAAAGTTGAGCAGCAGGTATGGCAGTTTTTGCGGGAAACCCGGCAAGTGCTGTTGTGA
- the bufB gene encoding MNIO family bufferin maturase — MSNPVNGCGIGLRFQHIDTIADSKPRIPWLEILTDNYLLPGSVQQDYLFEIAEHYPLTFHGVGMSLGSTDPLDTEYFSRVKALVERVNPAWVSDHLCWTSVHGLVTHDLIPLPYTEETVRHVSQRIRQAQDSLGRRLVIENVSSYLQYQQSALSEWDFLCAVAEAADCDILLDVNNIYVSACNHDFDPLAYLNAIPVQRVREIHLAGYEDRGTHLLDTHGYPVSDAVWALYVQAIQRFGAVPTLIEWDNNVPELPILLAEAAKAAEVQARVFA; from the coding sequence ATGTCAAATCCAGTCAACGGTTGCGGTATTGGCTTGCGTTTCCAGCATATCGACACGATTGCGGATAGCAAGCCGCGCATTCCTTGGCTGGAGATTTTGACCGACAACTACCTGCTGCCCGGTAGTGTGCAGCAGGATTATTTGTTTGAAATTGCGGAACATTATCCGCTCACTTTCCACGGGGTTGGGATGTCGCTAGGCTCGACCGATCCGCTGGATACCGAATATTTTAGCCGTGTCAAAGCACTGGTGGAGCGGGTGAACCCTGCATGGGTTTCCGACCATTTGTGCTGGACATCGGTGCACGGGCTGGTTACGCACGACCTGATTCCGTTGCCTTATACCGAAGAAACGGTGCGTCACGTCAGCCAACGCATTCGCCAAGCGCAAGACTCGTTGGGGCGGCGACTGGTGATCGAAAACGTTTCCAGCTACCTGCAATACCAACAGTCGGCGCTGAGCGAATGGGATTTTCTGTGCGCGGTGGCGGAAGCGGCGGATTGCGACATTTTACTGGATGTGAACAATATCTACGTCAGTGCCTGCAACCACGATTTTGACCCACTGGCTTATTTAAATGCCATTCCGGTGCAGCGAGTGCGTGAAATTCACCTTGCGGGCTACGAAGACCGGGGGACGCATTTGCTCGATACCCACGGCTATCCGGTCAGTGACGCGGTTTGGGCATTGTATGTGCAAGCCATCCAGCGCTTTGGTGCAGTGCCGACTTTGATTGAGTGGGACAATAACGTACCCGAATTGCCCATTTTGTTGGCAGAAGCCGCCAAAGCAGCGGAGGTACAAGCGCGTGTCTTTGCCTGA
- a CDS encoding MBL fold metallo-hydrolase, protein MKIFLITAITCLIASSAAVHAGSNACAQPDVIGVQVLGSGGPIADDGRASSGNLIWRDGKSIMLIDAGGGVFLRFGEAKAKIEDLDLIAITHFHTDHSADLPALMKSGFFTDRTRNLPISGPSGNRFFPGINDFLNAMFGKDTGAYRYLSGFLHLSRPLDGEAGSFSLQPVEVDTRKETATQVFSDGDVRVSAVGVPHGPVPSVGYVIEIGTYKIVFSADQTTLDTRLAKIAQDADLLVANLAISQETTDAVAKRLHATPSQIADFATAIKAKKLVLSHLMARSIEPLDESLKIIGKHYSGKVVVAEDLMCIPM, encoded by the coding sequence ATGAAAATATTCTTGATTACCGCAATCACCTGCCTGATTGCCAGCTCGGCTGCTGTCCATGCGGGCAGCAACGCCTGTGCGCAGCCAGATGTCATCGGCGTGCAGGTATTGGGTTCAGGTGGACCGATTGCCGATGATGGGCGGGCGAGTTCTGGAAATCTGATCTGGCGTGATGGTAAATCCATCATGCTGATTGACGCGGGCGGCGGTGTTTTTTTGCGCTTTGGGGAAGCCAAAGCAAAGATCGAAGACCTCGATCTCATCGCAATCACCCATTTTCATACCGATCACTCGGCGGATTTGCCAGCACTCATGAAAAGCGGTTTCTTCACCGATAGGACGCGAAATCTGCCGATTTCTGGGCCTTCCGGCAACCGCTTTTTTCCGGGAATAAACGATTTTCTGAACGCGATGTTTGGTAAAGATACCGGAGCATACCGTTATCTTTCGGGGTTCCTCCATCTTTCGCGACCCCTTGATGGTGAGGCAGGGTCTTTTTCACTCCAGCCTGTAGAAGTGGATACCCGTAAAGAAACGGCAACGCAGGTATTTTCTGATGGTGATGTGCGCGTCAGCGCAGTAGGCGTTCCTCACGGGCCTGTGCCTTCGGTCGGTTATGTCATCGAAATTGGAACATACAAGATTGTATTCAGTGCTGATCAAACCACGCTTGATACGCGCTTGGCAAAGATCGCTCAGGATGCCGACTTGCTGGTGGCCAACCTTGCCATATCGCAAGAGACGACGGACGCGGTCGCCAAACGACTCCATGCAACGCCCTCCCAGATCGCCGATTTCGCTACTGCGATTAAGGCGAAAAAGCTTGTACTGTCGCACCTGATGGCACGGAGTATCGAGCCACTGGATGAGAGCCTAAAAATCATCGGCAAGCACTATTCTGGCAAGGTTGTTGTTGCGGAGGATCTGATGTGTATCCCGATGTGA
- a CDS encoding anti-sigma factor → MKRYQNPDIFEHLAMSYALGTLQGKARLRFEKLMRKHLYLRAVTNAYQQQFAPLATLIPSEAPPARVWNAISQELQLGKQPALASAHWLTKLKDYLPWSMTALASIAAAAMTVLLLNMNVEPAAYMAMLKPPLQQDKMLVVTVYHDTMEIAFNMPSGTLPVKDDMMPTVWCIPKDRNKPLMRMGTLTAQGENRMSIDKATWKEMANVSQFAISLEPMDKPPSDKPQGEVVLSGELAAL, encoded by the coding sequence ATGAAGCGTTACCAAAACCCAGACATTTTTGAACACCTCGCGATGTCCTACGCGCTTGGCACCTTGCAGGGCAAAGCACGCCTGCGCTTTGAAAAATTGATGCGCAAACACCTCTATCTGCGGGCAGTCACCAACGCTTACCAGCAACAATTTGCGCCATTGGCAACCCTGATCCCCAGTGAAGCGCCACCGGCACGGGTGTGGAATGCGATCAGCCAAGAATTGCAGTTAGGCAAACAACCCGCCCTCGCATCCGCTCATTGGTTAACCAAACTGAAAGACTACCTGCCTTGGTCAATGACAGCGCTTGCCTCGATTGCGGCGGCTGCCATGACCGTGTTATTACTGAACATGAATGTAGAACCTGCGGCTTACATGGCAATGCTCAAGCCACCTCTACAGCAAGATAAAATGCTGGTAGTAACCGTTTATCATGACACGATGGAAATTGCTTTCAACATGCCCAGCGGCACATTACCTGTGAAAGATGACATGATGCCCACCGTATGGTGCATCCCCAAAGACCGCAATAAACCGCTGATGCGCATGGGTACGCTAACTGCGCAAGGTGAAAACCGGATGTCGATTGACAAGGCAACTTGGAAGGAAATGGCGAATGTCAGCCAATTTGCGATCAGCCTCGAACCGATGGATAAGCCACCCAGCGACAAACCGCAAGGTGAAGTGGTCTTGAGTGGCGAGCTGGCAGCGCTGTAA
- a CDS encoding RNA polymerase sigma factor, translating to MEPLNELLQRSGQGDAAAFRQLYDATSPRLFALCKRLLRDAALAEDVLQEGFIKVWHHAAQFSASKASAMTWMTTIIRNQALDKLRQAQSRPTVVDDVEYESLEFASLEPEPDALQQMGEDAQRLLYCLDQLKPEQRECILQAFYHGQTHDELAQSLAKPLGTVKAWIRRGLEQLRGCLQ from the coding sequence ATGGAACCACTGAACGAACTGCTGCAACGCAGCGGGCAGGGCGATGCAGCCGCCTTCAGGCAACTGTATGACGCGACCTCTCCCCGCTTGTTTGCGCTGTGCAAACGGCTGTTGCGTGACGCGGCACTCGCGGAAGACGTGTTGCAGGAAGGTTTTATCAAAGTGTGGCATCACGCCGCGCAATTCAGCGCCAGCAAAGCCAGTGCCATGACGTGGATGACCACGATTATACGCAACCAAGCACTCGATAAACTGCGCCAAGCCCAAAGCCGCCCGACGGTGGTTGATGATGTGGAATACGAATCCCTAGAATTTGCCTCGCTGGAACCAGAGCCTGATGCGTTGCAACAAATGGGCGAAGATGCCCAGCGGCTGCTGTACTGCTTAGACCAGCTAAAACCGGAACAGCGCGAATGCATTCTGCAAGCCTTTTACCACGGGCAAACCCATGATGAGCTGGCGCAATCGTTGGCAAAACCCTTAGGCACGGTGAAAGCGTGGATACGGCGCGGATTGGAACAATTACGGGGGTGCTTACAATGA
- a CDS encoding catalase family peroxidase has translation MHTKTQRLSLCLLSGALVFTTPLWAEEKVVTADEVVSALEKTYGVHVGERRNHTKGTCATGDFTGLPEAAAYTRSVLFSGKTIPVIARFSIPTGNPNIPDTAKNPRGMALEFKLPDNNLHHITMLNTPVFGAATPQTFLDDIVAKTPDPATGKPDPEKIKAFKASHPDSLPQAEFLEKNNPPISWANSSYFGIHTFKFINKDEKTTPVRWRFVPQDGEKSLTDSELKSSPANFLEQKLIDRAKESPIRWDMMLTLGEPGDPDNNPTLLWPKERKEIKVGTLSITSALPQKGAECEKINFDPLIMADGIKPSDDPVLLFRSPGYAVSFGKRLSGK, from the coding sequence ATGCACACCAAAACGCAAAGACTTTCACTCTGCTTACTCAGCGGAGCGCTAGTTTTCACAACACCGCTTTGGGCAGAGGAAAAAGTAGTCACTGCCGATGAAGTCGTATCCGCCTTGGAAAAAACGTATGGTGTTCATGTCGGTGAACGCCGCAACCATACCAAAGGAACGTGTGCAACCGGTGACTTTACCGGTTTGCCGGAAGCCGCCGCTTACACGCGCTCAGTACTCTTTTCAGGCAAAACCATCCCGGTGATTGCCCGCTTCTCCATCCCTACGGGTAATCCTAACATACCGGACACCGCCAAAAATCCACGGGGCATGGCCTTGGAATTCAAGCTACCCGACAACAATCTTCATCACATAACCATGCTCAACACGCCCGTATTTGGAGCGGCTACCCCACAAACCTTCCTTGATGACATCGTTGCTAAAACGCCTGACCCCGCTACAGGCAAGCCGGATCCCGAAAAAATTAAAGCTTTCAAGGCAAGCCACCCTGACAGCCTTCCACAAGCTGAATTTCTGGAAAAAAACAACCCACCGATTAGTTGGGCAAACAGTAGCTATTTTGGCATTCACACCTTCAAATTTATCAATAAGGATGAGAAAACCACCCCGGTACGCTGGCGTTTTGTCCCACAAGATGGCGAAAAATCCCTAACCGACAGCGAACTCAAGTCTTCACCTGCCAATTTCCTTGAACAGAAATTGATTGATCGTGCCAAAGAAAGTCCGATTCGTTGGGACATGATGCTAACCCTTGGCGAACCCGGCGATCCCGATAACAACCCCACCTTGTTATGGCCAAAGGAACGCAAAGAAATAAAAGTCGGCACCTTAAGCATTACTTCAGCACTGCCACAAAAAGGGGCTGAATGCGAAAAAATCAACTTTGATCCACTGATCATGGCTGATGGTATTAAGCCAAGCGATGACCCTGTGCTCCTGTTCCGCTCACCCGGTTACGCCGTCTCCTTTGGAAAACGCCTAAGCGGTAAATAA
- a CDS encoding DUF302 domain-containing protein, with product MKPTLLIFPLMLFSLVAFADADAVKTVAATDIVTKTSPYSVAETMNKFESIVKTKGLEVFARIDHQQNAKAAGMEMNAAQVLIFGNPKTGTPLMQQDAAVALDLPMRVAVYADKAGDVHIAYHAPDSLAVNFELKDSAVLPQLADALNKLTAAAITTTP from the coding sequence GTGAAACCCACTTTGCTGATTTTCCCCCTGATGCTGTTCTCACTGGTAGCATTCGCCGACGCTGATGCTGTAAAAACGGTTGCGGCAACCGATATTGTCACTAAAACCAGCCCGTATTCCGTCGCCGAGACCATGAACAAGTTCGAGTCCATCGTCAAGACGAAAGGGTTGGAGGTATTTGCCCGCATCGACCACCAGCAAAATGCCAAAGCAGCCGGAATGGAAATGAACGCTGCGCAAGTGCTGATTTTCGGCAACCCCAAAACGGGTACTCCCCTGATGCAACAGGATGCAGCAGTGGCACTGGATCTGCCCATGCGGGTAGCCGTGTATGCAGACAAGGCTGGGGATGTACATATTGCCTACCACGCACCTGATAGTCTGGCGGTCAATTTTGAGTTGAAAGACAGTGCGGTGCTGCCTCAGTTGGCGGATGCCCTCAACAAGCTGACTGCCGCAGCCATAACGACAACCCCCTGA
- a CDS encoding anti-sigma factor — translation MKRYRNPDIFEPLAMSYVVGTLKGKARLRFDKLMEKHLYLREVTAAYQQKSAPLLGLLPPQQPSARIWKNIYKEIKSQKNQHEKTWSLNLKNYLPWSIAAFSSLTAVVMTVLFLNVEHQPSAYMSLMTSTEHANKMVVAVVKETPMEISFDMPRKTLPPDENMIPTFWLIPKNNDLPIRVGTLVRGGKYRMPINKTLWKQLDNTSTFAISMEPLNSSQTTTPSGEIIFTGDMISL, via the coding sequence ATGAAACGCTATAGAAACCCCGATATTTTTGAACCTCTCGCCATGTCTTATGTCGTGGGAACCTTAAAAGGCAAAGCCCGCTTACGCTTTGATAAACTTATGGAAAAACACCTGTACTTACGCGAAGTAACGGCTGCTTATCAACAAAAGTCAGCACCATTATTAGGCTTGTTACCTCCACAACAACCGTCGGCACGTATTTGGAAAAATATCTACAAAGAGATCAAAAGCCAAAAAAATCAACATGAAAAAACGTGGTCGTTGAATTTGAAAAACTACCTGCCTTGGTCAATTGCCGCGTTTTCCTCGCTCACGGCAGTCGTGATGACCGTGCTTTTTTTAAATGTTGAGCATCAGCCGTCTGCTTATATGTCCTTGATGACATCCACTGAACATGCCAATAAGATGGTCGTGGCAGTCGTTAAAGAGACACCGATGGAAATATCATTTGACATGCCACGTAAAACGCTGCCACCAGATGAAAATATGATCCCGACCTTTTGGCTTATCCCTAAAAACAATGATCTACCGATTCGAGTAGGCACATTGGTACGTGGTGGGAAATACCGAATGCCTATTAATAAGACGTTATGGAAACAACTGGATAATACCAGTACATTTGCCATTAGCATGGAGCCTTTAAATTCCAGTCAGACAACGACGCCTTCAGGAGAAATAATATTCACTGGTGATATGATTTCGCTCTGA
- a CDS encoding HvfC/BufC N-terminal domain-containing protein, translating into MSLPELQQHFIAAIFNRDQRDAAALLVKSHGKLDAAQRVGIYRNSVHGILWQYLESLYPVCQQLLGAEFFEAASDRYIDQQPPTRPFLAEYGAGFADFLAAHPALQQMLWIADVARLEWARHQAWNAVNQPVGDFSQLATLDATQQACLVLALPASAQLLTSAYAVHEVWLAHQPEDSPEKVALEQLELHQTQRVLVWRAGRRLHQVVLDEMAWEFLSAIQQAQKLPELAERFQAQLPALLMTAVQRGWVLSFTVL; encoded by the coding sequence GTGTCTTTGCCTGAACTGCAACAGCATTTCATTGCCGCTATTTTTAACCGTGATCAGCGTGACGCGGCGGCGTTGCTGGTCAAATCGCATGGCAAACTCGATGCGGCGCAACGGGTGGGCATTTACCGCAACAGCGTCCACGGCATTTTGTGGCAATACCTCGAATCGTTATATCCGGTGTGTCAGCAATTGCTGGGGGCGGAATTTTTTGAAGCGGCGAGTGACCGTTACATTGATCAGCAGCCACCGACGCGCCCGTTTCTGGCGGAATACGGGGCAGGGTTTGCCGATTTCCTCGCTGCACACCCCGCTTTGCAACAGATGTTGTGGATCGCGGATGTGGCACGCTTGGAATGGGCGCGGCATCAGGCGTGGAATGCGGTGAATCAACCGGTGGGGGATTTTTCCCAACTCGCTACGTTGGATGCGACGCAACAAGCGTGTTTGGTGTTGGCGTTGCCCGCTTCCGCACAATTATTGACGTCGGCTTACGCGGTTCATGAGGTGTGGCTCGCGCATCAGCCGGAAGATTCCCCCGAAAAAGTAGCGTTGGAACAACTTGAACTCCACCAGACCCAGCGCGTATTGGTATGGCGAGCGGGGCGGCGTTTGCATCAAGTGGTGTTGGATGAAATGGCGTGGGAATTTCTCAGTGCCATCCAGCAAGCGCAGAAGCTGCCGGAATTGGCGGAACGTTTTCAGGCGCAATTGCCCGCGTTGTTGATGACAGCGGTGCAACGCGGCTGGGTATTGTCGTTCACAGTACTTTAG
- a CDS encoding DoxX family protein yields MKQAITLSGFLMGECWPLDGFVKPLTLLGFRLYVAWVFFASGLTKIQSWSSTLYLFEDEYAVPLLSPELAAYLGTAAELVLPVLLAIGLLTRPAALALFVFNMVAVIAYPYLFTIEGAGGFWQHVFWGAMIWTVFVFGPGKWSLDFLLTRRLSR; encoded by the coding sequence ATGAAACAAGCTATTACATTATCCGGTTTTCTGATGGGGGAATGCTGGCCTTTAGACGGGTTTGTGAAACCGCTGACCTTGCTGGGTTTTCGCCTGTATGTTGCTTGGGTGTTTTTCGCATCCGGTTTGACCAAAATCCAGAGTTGGTCAAGTACTCTTTATCTGTTTGAAGACGAGTATGCCGTGCCGCTGCTATCGCCCGAATTAGCCGCGTATCTGGGGACAGCCGCTGAATTGGTCTTGCCGGTATTGTTGGCAATTGGGTTATTGACTCGCCCAGCGGCGTTGGCACTGTTCGTGTTCAATATGGTGGCGGTCATTGCCTACCCGTATTTGTTTACGATTGAAGGGGCGGGTGGTTTTTGGCAACACGTTTTCTGGGGCGCAATGATTTGGACGGTATTCGTGTTTGGCCCCGGCAAGTGGTCGTTGGATTTTCTGTTGACCCGTCGTTTGAGTCGCTAA
- a CDS encoding sigma-70 family RNA polymerase sigma factor, protein MTLLNELLVRSGHGEIKAFQQLYKKSSPNLLAICKYILRDTSLAEDVLQEGFIKIWKHASQFTASKADAMTWMAVIVRNQALNKLREAKSRPQLADVEYETLEFLSKEPEPDTLYQQGDDVRNLLKCLEHLKPDQRECVLRAFYHGQTHEELANTLKKPLGTVKAWIRRGLEQLRGCLQ, encoded by the coding sequence ATGACGTTATTGAATGAATTGCTTGTCCGCAGTGGACACGGTGAAATCAAGGCATTTCAACAATTATATAAAAAATCTTCACCTAATTTACTGGCTATCTGCAAGTATATATTACGTGATACCAGCTTGGCGGAAGATGTGCTACAAGAAGGTTTTATTAAAATCTGGAAACATGCATCACAATTTACCGCGAGTAAGGCTGATGCCATGACATGGATGGCGGTCATCGTGCGCAACCAAGCGCTAAACAAGCTGCGGGAGGCAAAAAGCCGCCCGCAGCTTGCTGACGTGGAGTATGAAACACTTGAGTTTCTTTCTAAAGAACCTGAACCCGATACCTTGTACCAACAAGGAGACGATGTACGTAATCTATTAAAATGTTTGGAACACCTTAAACCCGATCAGCGGGAATGTGTTTTACGTGCATTTTATCATGGGCAAACCCATGAAGAACTTGCGAATACCCTAAAGAAACCCTTAGGAACTGTAAAGGCATGGATACGCCGAGGCTTGGAACAATTGCGAGGATGCCTCCAATGA
- a CDS encoding spondin domain-containing protein yields the protein MFMSKTVTTCLSAGILLSLAPYAMADRPITYQVEITNITQDQVFSPPLLVLHSPQHKLFSLGQAASPGLATLAETAGTDLLKEEITSLFSNAQVTTGTAPIPPGKTATYELSGGNKLSRLSLASMLVNTNDAFVSLNAISPQGSHVAIAYDAGSEANNELCTHVPGPACPGSANLRATDAAEGFIHVHNGIHGQGDLSAVKYDWRNPVALVNIRRIR from the coding sequence ATGTTCATGTCTAAAACTGTCACAACATGCTTAAGTGCGGGTATCTTATTGAGTTTGGCACCTTACGCTATGGCGGATAGACCAATTACTTATCAGGTGGAAATTACGAATATAACCCAAGATCAGGTATTTAGCCCACCGTTGCTGGTATTGCACTCACCTCAGCACAAACTGTTTTCACTGGGGCAGGCAGCTTCTCCCGGATTGGCAACATTGGCAGAAACTGCTGGCACTGACTTATTGAAAGAGGAAATCACCAGTCTGTTTAGCAATGCCCAAGTGACCACGGGTACAGCCCCCATTCCCCCCGGCAAAACGGCCACTTATGAACTGTCTGGTGGTAATAAGCTTAGCCGTCTAAGCCTTGCTTCCATGCTGGTCAATACTAATGATGCTTTTGTATCCCTGAATGCGATTTCACCTCAAGGCAGCCACGTAGCCATTGCCTATGACGCGGGTAGCGAAGCCAACAATGAATTATGCACCCACGTACCCGGCCCTGCTTGCCCTGGGTCTGCCAATCTGCGGGCGACAGACGCTGCGGAAGGCTTTATTCATGTCCATAACGGCATTCATGGGCAGGGCGATCTGAGTGCTGTTAAGTATGACTGGCGCAACCCCGTCGCACTGGTGAATATCCGCCGTATACGCTAA
- a CDS encoding ATP-binding protein: MIKRDIAPELLESSREYPVVTLFGPRQSGKTVLAQQCFPDKPYFLLEDPDTRLAAETDPRGFLSQMPNGAILDEIQRLPILLSYLQGIVDKAQQPGMFILTGSHQPDLHTAVSQSLAGRTALLTLLPLTLEEIRQVQPEVDVFELIYQGAFPRLHSQQLQPNRFFNGYLQTYVERDVRAILNIKDLSRFQQFLVLLAGRVGQVVNYSSLGNDVGVSSTTIQHWVSVLKASYILFELPPFFANIRKRVIKSPKLYFTDTGLAAFLLGIQSAEQVARDPLRGNLYENLMILEILKAHLNRGLRPDLYFYRDSQGNEVDLLIRQRQGLLPVEIKSSATFSPAFLKGIDAFRAVSPDCLPNGVVLYNGEQTHQIGQTRVLNLTREKQGLAVWAMA, encoded by the coding sequence ATGATCAAGCGTGATATTGCGCCAGAATTACTGGAAAGCAGCCGGGAATACCCCGTTGTTACCCTCTTTGGGCCGCGTCAGTCTGGGAAGACGGTATTGGCCCAGCAATGCTTTCCTGACAAGCCTTACTTTTTGCTGGAAGACCCTGATACCCGTCTTGCCGCCGAAACCGATCCGCGTGGCTTTTTATCGCAAATGCCTAATGGCGCGATTCTGGATGAAATTCAACGCTTGCCGATTTTACTGTCTTATTTGCAAGGCATTGTGGATAAAGCGCAGCAGCCGGGTATGTTTATCCTGACTGGCAGTCACCAACCGGATTTGCATACAGCGGTTAGTCAGTCCCTAGCGGGGCGCACGGCTTTGCTCACTTTGTTGCCGCTGACGCTGGAAGAAATTCGCCAAGTGCAGCCGGAAGTGGATGTTTTTGAGCTGATTTACCAAGGCGCATTTCCGCGCTTGCACAGCCAGCAATTGCAGCCCAACCGTTTCTTTAATGGCTATTTACAGACTTATGTGGAACGTGATGTTCGAGCCATTTTAAACATCAAAGATTTGAGCCGCTTTCAGCAGTTTTTAGTCTTGTTGGCAGGGCGGGTAGGGCAGGTAGTGAATTATTCATCACTCGGCAATGATGTAGGGGTGTCATCGACCACTATTCAACACTGGGTAAGCGTGTTAAAGGCGTCGTATATTTTGTTTGAATTGCCGCCGTTTTTCGCCAATATCCGCAAGCGCGTGATTAAGTCGCCCAAGTTATATTTTACCGATACCGGGCTGGCGGCATTTTTGCTGGGTATTCAGTCAGCGGAACAGGTGGCGCGTGATCCGTTACGTGGCAATTTGTATGAAAACCTGATGATTCTGGAAATTCTTAAGGCACATTTGAACCGTGGATTGCGCCCGGATTTGTACTTTTACCGGGATTCGCAGGGCAATGAAGTGGATTTGCTGATTCGGCAGCGTCAGGGCTTGTTGCCGGTGGAAATCAAATCCTCCGCCACATTTTCCCCGGCGTTTCTCAAAGGAATCGACGCATTCCGGGCGGTTTCCCCGGATTGTTTGCCTAACGGGGTCGTGCTATATAACGGGGAGCAAACCCATCAAATAGGACAGACACGGGTGTTAAATTTAACGCGGGAAAAACAGGGATTGGCTGTATGGGCTATGGCTTGA
- a CDS encoding BufA1 family periplasmic bufferin-type metallophore, translating to MNMNKQVMAAALMALGMAATSGALYAADDAKDAKVEMEKCSGIVKAGMNDCGANGHACAGQAKVDSDAAEWIKLPKGTCEKIMGGVVVEEKKG from the coding sequence ATGAACATGAACAAACAAGTAATGGCAGCAGCACTGATGGCACTGGGTATGGCTGCAACCTCTGGCGCATTGTATGCCGCTGATGATGCCAAAGATGCCAAGGTCGAAATGGAAAAATGCTCAGGTATCGTCAAAGCTGGCATGAATGATTGCGGCGCAAACGGTCATGCGTGCGCAGGTCAAGCCAAGGTAGACAGCGACGCGGCTGAATGGATCAAGCTCCCCAAAGGTACATGTGAAAAAATCATGGGCGGTGTTGTCGTCGAAGAGAAGAAAGGCTAA